A genomic region of Leptolyngbya sp. NIES-2104 contains the following coding sequences:
- a CDS encoding 2Fe-2S iron-sulfur cluster-binding protein, whose product MPTVKVYGQSYTCEPGKNLREFLLSQQVELYNGKASLINCHGHGTCGTCAVAIQGAVSEPTSIEKFRMNVPPHKGLDSGRRLACQVKVLGDIEVTKYSGFWGEGETSVQRTAAEF is encoded by the coding sequence ATGCCAACTGTCAAAGTTTATGGACAAAGCTACACCTGTGAGCCTGGTAAAAATCTGCGCGAGTTTCTGCTGAGTCAGCAGGTTGAACTATACAACGGAAAAGCCTCGTTGATTAACTGTCATGGTCATGGCACTTGCGGAACTTGTGCTGTTGCAATTCAGGGAGCAGTGTCAGAGCCAACGTCGATCGAGAAATTTCGGATGAATGTACCTCCGCACAAAGGTTTGGATTCGGGTCGCCGTCTTGCTTGTCAGGTTAAAGTTTTAGGGGACATTGAAGTGACTAAGTATAGCGGCTTTTGGGGAGAAGGAGAAACCTCTGTGCAAAGAACGGCTGCTGAATTCTAG
- a CDS encoding alpha/beta fold hydrolase — MTELSHHVASIEGINLHYLKAGQGKAVVLLHGWPQTSHEWHKIMPNLAEHYTAIAPDLPGLGDSDPLSDGYDKRNIAKYLHQWIQQLGFDSIYLVAHDMGVPVAYAYAALYPTSVDRLVILDVPPPNPNSQIALWHIAFHMIPELPEALIQGHEEQYLRYFYGDAYPTAITIEDVREYVRCYSNPASLKASLDYYRAFPQDVQDNIEFAKTPLTMPVLVLAGARSPLGNAAYQVMQTLATDVQGEVIADCGHWIAEEQPDVLLTHLMSFFAKATVSV, encoded by the coding sequence ATGACAGAACTGAGCCATCATGTCGCCTCGATCGAGGGAATCAACCTCCACTATCTGAAAGCCGGACAAGGGAAAGCCGTTGTGCTGCTGCATGGTTGGCCGCAAACTAGCCATGAATGGCACAAAATCATGCCCAATTTAGCCGAACACTATACTGCGATCGCCCCCGATCTCCCCGGTTTAGGCGATTCTGATCCTTTAAGCGATGGATACGATAAACGCAACATCGCCAAATACCTACATCAGTGGATTCAGCAACTCGGCTTTGACTCTATTTACTTGGTGGCTCATGATATGGGAGTTCCAGTTGCCTATGCTTATGCAGCACTGTATCCTACATCGGTCGATCGACTCGTCATTCTCGATGTGCCTCCTCCCAATCCAAACTCACAAATTGCACTGTGGCACATTGCATTTCACATGATTCCAGAGTTGCCAGAAGCCTTAATTCAGGGACACGAAGAGCAATATTTGCGCTACTTTTACGGGGATGCTTACCCGACAGCGATTACGATCGAAGATGTACGCGAATACGTTCGCTGCTACAGCAATCCGGCATCGCTCAAAGCGAGTTTAGACTACTATCGCGCCTTTCCGCAGGATGTTCAGGACAACATTGAGTTTGCAAAAACGCCGCTCACAATGCCCGTTTTAGTGCTGGCAGGAGCACGATCTCCACTAGGAAATGCTGCTTATCAAGTGATGCAAACCCTGGCAACAGACGTTCAAGGCGAAGTCATTGCGGACTGTGGACACTGGATTGCGGAGGAACAACCGGATGTATTGCTCACTCACTTGATGAGCTTCTTTGCTAAAGCAACCGTTTCTGTTTGA
- a CDS encoding SDR family NAD(P)-dependent oxidoreductase, translating to MTSRLANQVAIVTGASSGIGEATAIALAVAGVKVALAARRVDRLTTLSQQIQDQGGTVMAIETDIADEVQVRNLVQKVQTNWGQIDILINNAGVMLLGPIDGADTEDWRRMINVNVLGLMYATHAVLPVMKAQKSGHILNISSVAGRVVQPYGAVYCATKFAVGAFSESLRQQVSSDNIRVTIVEPGVVATELVQHITHAETKDMAETFYGSMKTLDSEDIASAIVYALTQPAHVNVNELLIRPTQQER from the coding sequence ATGACAAGTAGATTAGCGAATCAAGTTGCGATCGTAACGGGTGCATCGTCAGGAATTGGAGAAGCAACCGCGATCGCACTTGCCGTAGCAGGCGTAAAAGTTGCCCTTGCTGCCCGTCGAGTCGATCGATTGACCACTCTCAGTCAGCAAATTCAAGACCAAGGTGGAACTGTGATGGCGATTGAAACTGATATCGCCGATGAAGTTCAAGTCCGAAATTTGGTGCAAAAGGTACAGACGAATTGGGGACAGATCGATATTCTCATCAACAATGCTGGAGTCATGTTGCTCGGTCCGATTGATGGTGCAGATACTGAAGATTGGCGACGCATGATCAATGTCAATGTATTGGGCTTAATGTATGCGACTCACGCGGTTTTGCCAGTGATGAAAGCTCAGAAATCAGGGCATATCCTCAACATTTCTTCTGTGGCAGGTCGAGTCGTTCAGCCCTATGGAGCAGTTTACTGCGCGACCAAATTCGCAGTGGGTGCATTTTCAGAATCCCTGCGCCAGCAAGTTTCCAGCGACAATATTCGCGTCACGATCGTTGAACCGGGTGTCGTTGCGACTGAGCTAGTTCAGCATATTACTCATGCTGAAACGAAGGATATGGCAGAAACATTTTATGGCTCGATGAAAACGCTGGATAGCGAAGACATTGCTAGTGCAATTGTTTACGCATTGACTCAACCCGCTCACGTCAATGTGAATGAACTGCTCATTCGCCCTACTCAGCAAGAACGTTGA
- a CDS encoding DUF4240 domain-containing protein, whose amino-acid sequence MTEDKFWNLIDQSRQASKNCKTQTARLQQILSTLPPTEIVEFQQVFADKIVESYRWDLWGVAWLIGKGCSDDGFEYFCRWLIGQGKTVYRQALVDPQSIMNCLEGSHPDIECEELFYAGMEAYEAIMGEMPFIEIAYPRHPVGEPWTSKEVVERFPQVAQRYGKES is encoded by the coding sequence ATGACTGAAGACAAATTTTGGAATTTGATTGACCAGAGCCGACAAGCATCTAAGAACTGCAAGACACAGACCGCTCGCTTGCAGCAGATCCTCTCCACGTTACCGCCCACGGAGATTGTTGAATTTCAGCAGGTTTTTGCTGACAAGATTGTGGAGAGCTATCGCTGGGATTTGTGGGGAGTCGCTTGGTTGATTGGCAAGGGTTGCTCCGATGACGGCTTTGAATATTTCTGCCGCTGGCTAATTGGTCAGGGTAAGACCGTTTATCGCCAAGCCCTAGTTGATCCGCAGAGTATTATGAATTGCCTGGAGGGAAGTCACCCAGACATTGAATGCGAGGAATTGTTTTACGCGGGGATGGAAGCGTATGAAGCAATCATGGGCGAGATGCCTTTTATTGAGATTGCCTACCCAAGACACCCAGTGGGCGAACCGTGGACGAGCAAAGAGGTCGTGGAGCGCTTTCCTCAAGTCGCGCAACGCTATGGGAAAGAATCCTAG
- a CDS encoding NADPH-dependent F420 reductase → MSKIGVIGSGGIGGTIGTLWANAGHDVFFSSRNPEKLSELVKRENTQAGTVAAAAKFADVILLACYYWTIDDAIAAAGSLDEKIIVDATNPYRLNEGKIHRVPDVSSGLELASKVPNAKVVKAYNTLPTATFANEAHRSDPYALFYCGDDAAAKAIVAQLICDSGFADIDTGNLNQVIHQEPGGVLYNHPMSATEAKKLLPSLQ, encoded by the coding sequence ATGTCGAAAATTGGTGTGATTGGGTCTGGTGGAATCGGAGGTACGATCGGAACATTGTGGGCAAATGCAGGGCATGACGTGTTCTTTAGTTCTCGCAACCCGGAGAAGCTGTCTGAGTTAGTAAAACGCGAGAACACCCAAGCTGGAACAGTTGCAGCCGCAGCTAAGTTTGCAGATGTGATTCTACTTGCTTGTTACTATTGGACGATCGATGATGCGATCGCTGCTGCGGGTTCGCTCGATGAAAAAATCATTGTCGATGCAACCAATCCTTACAGGCTCAATGAGGGCAAAATTCATCGCGTTCCTGATGTAAGTTCAGGCTTAGAACTCGCATCAAAAGTTCCGAATGCAAAAGTCGTAAAAGCTTACAACACCTTGCCAACTGCGACCTTTGCGAATGAAGCGCATCGTTCTGATCCCTATGCGTTGTTCTATTGTGGAGACGATGCTGCCGCGAAAGCGATCGTTGCTCAACTCATCTGCGATAGTGGTTTTGCAGATATTGACACGGGCAACCTCAACCAGGTGATTCACCAAGAACCGGGCGGCGTACTTTACAACCATCCCATGTCTGCAACTGAGGCTAAAAAATTGCTGCCTTCTCTACAGTGA
- a CDS encoding DUF3237 domain-containing protein yields the protein MLTYSLEPIFSYHLQLDPPEILGPVPDGFRANAYVKSGTITGEKLHGILRSGGGDWFTIRPDGVAITDVRGTIETQDGALIYLTYTGVMDLGEDGYQNFLNGHFPPTAKIHTTPRLQTAHPTYQWLNRVQCVGVAVLDFATFEGDFEVYALR from the coding sequence ATGTTGACCTACTCACTGGAACCAATTTTTTCTTATCACCTTCAGTTAGACCCTCCGGAGATTTTGGGACCTGTCCCCGATGGCTTTCGAGCGAATGCCTATGTTAAATCTGGAACGATTACAGGAGAAAAATTACACGGCATTCTTCGTTCAGGTGGCGGTGACTGGTTTACGATTCGTCCCGATGGCGTTGCGATTACCGATGTGCGAGGGACGATCGAAACTCAGGATGGAGCGCTGATCTACCTCACTTATACTGGGGTGATGGATTTGGGGGAGGATGGCTATCAAAACTTCCTCAACGGTCACTTTCCGCCTACTGCAAAGATTCACACAACGCCTCGTCTTCAGACTGCTCATCCGACTTATCAATGGTTAAATCGGGTGCAATGTGTGGGTGTTGCCGTCTTAGATTTTGCCACGTTTGAAGGCGATTTTGAAGTTTATGCGCTGCGCTGA
- a CDS encoding NADPH-dependent FMN reductase, which translates to MTFADTASKSRTIHILAISGSLRQVSSNTALLQAAIVLLPEGVEMKLYSGLGDLPHFNPDLEPTEPPSVTELRSLVKWADGLVISSPEYAHGIPGVLKNALDWLVSGEEFVGKPVALFNASPRAIHAQSSLTEIVTTMAGHIVPEASVTVSLLGKNLDAAGIMADPEISGELKSAMILFANAIEQFS; encoded by the coding sequence GTGACTTTTGCAGACACCGCAAGCAAATCTCGCACCATTCACATTCTTGCTATCTCAGGCAGCTTGCGTCAGGTTTCCTCTAATACTGCTCTGCTTCAGGCTGCGATCGTCCTGTTGCCAGAAGGAGTCGAGATGAAATTATACAGTGGACTGGGGGATTTGCCCCATTTCAACCCTGATCTTGAACCAACGGAACCACCCTCCGTCACAGAGTTACGATCGCTGGTGAAATGGGCAGATGGGTTAGTGATTTCAAGTCCAGAATACGCGCATGGTATACCAGGTGTGTTGAAGAATGCGCTGGATTGGTTGGTGAGTGGGGAAGAGTTTGTCGGAAAGCCAGTTGCATTGTTTAACGCATCGCCGCGAGCGATTCATGCCCAATCCTCACTGACTGAGATTGTGACTACGATGGCAGGACACATCGTGCCTGAAGCCTCCGTTACGGTTTCTCTGCTGGGTAAAAATCTAGATGCAGCAGGAATTATGGCTGACCCAGAGATTTCAGGTGAGCTAAAATCTGCAATGATTTTATTCGCCAACGCGATCGAGCAATTTTCGTAG
- a CDS encoding helix-turn-helix domain-containing protein: MESKDTEPQSLAANLAETESASQIFPRSPVQMSDPSAWQNIFLVHHRQPAWEMPENYLAQPIVSVNIGAAQKLERVIEGRLQRENFLTGNIALYPAEVDYCLRWEKEAEFLLVGLDPNHLSQLAAEVSGKETVELLPLLSAPDPLIHQLALALKSELESPQVGGKLYVDTIAQTFALHLLRNYTSSQPRSVPSTLHGLPQHKLQQATDYIQDALDRDLSLAELAAVVQMSPFHFAHLFKQSTGLAPHQFVIRCRVERAKELLLHSSLSIADIAVEVGFANQSHLTRHFRRIVGVTPRTVLANRKNVPNSAKT; the protein is encoded by the coding sequence GTGGAGAGCAAAGACACAGAGCCGCAGTCTCTCGCGGCTAACCTAGCTGAAACGGAATCAGCTTCCCAAATCTTTCCGCGATCGCCCGTCCAAATGAGTGATCCGAGTGCTTGGCAGAATATCTTTTTGGTGCATCATCGTCAGCCCGCCTGGGAGATGCCAGAAAACTATTTGGCTCAACCCATCGTCAGCGTCAATATTGGTGCTGCTCAGAAGTTAGAGCGCGTGATCGAGGGGCGACTGCAACGGGAGAATTTCTTGACGGGAAACATTGCGCTCTATCCCGCAGAAGTCGATTACTGTCTGCGGTGGGAGAAAGAAGCCGAGTTTTTGCTTGTGGGACTCGATCCAAACCATCTATCGCAACTAGCAGCGGAAGTCTCCGGCAAAGAAACAGTAGAACTGCTGCCATTGCTGTCTGCCCCTGATCCCCTGATTCATCAGCTTGCACTGGCGCTTAAATCTGAACTAGAGTCGCCCCAGGTCGGTGGAAAGCTCTATGTCGATACGATCGCTCAAACTTTCGCCCTGCATCTCTTACGAAACTACACTTCCAGTCAGCCTAGAAGTGTGCCCTCAACGCTCCACGGACTGCCCCAACATAAGTTACAGCAGGCAACCGACTACATTCAGGATGCGCTCGATCGCGACCTCAGTTTGGCAGAACTGGCGGCAGTCGTTCAGATGAGTCCATTTCATTTTGCTCATTTGTTCAAACAATCGACCGGACTCGCACCGCATCAGTTCGTGATTCGATGTCGAGTGGAACGTGCTAAAGAACTTCTCCTACACAGTTCCCTCAGCATTGCTGACATTGCGGTTGAAGTGGGCTTTGCCAATCAGAGCCATTTGACGCGGCATTTCCGGCGAATTGTTGGGGTCACACCTCGCACAGTTCTAGCCAATCGCAAGAATGTACCAAATTCCGCAAAAACGTAG
- a CDS encoding LysR family transcriptional regulator, with the protein MELRHLRYFIAVAEELHFGRAAKRLNITQQPLSQQIRQLELELDTSLFHRTKRTVRLTEAGHIFYEGATKILQQAEQTIQFTQQTGRGEIGHLEVGFTGPALSSVLPQIVSRFRDSYPNVQLMLNELRTPEQITELIQGRLHVGLLHPPLETDVLNTETIYQEDLVLVLPTNHPLANKAVISLQMLVDEPFILFPRRIGPVLYDRILAMFQKAGYSPKIVQEVIPQQTILSLVSVGIGLALMQRSLSNIGHSGVVFKPLHEPTPTLELVVAWHSGSTHPAVPNFLRVVQEANLRTPDRA; encoded by the coding sequence ATGGAACTTCGTCATCTTCGTTACTTTATTGCGGTGGCAGAAGAACTGCACTTTGGACGAGCCGCAAAGCGGTTGAACATCACACAACAACCCCTCAGTCAGCAAATTCGTCAATTAGAACTCGAACTCGACACATCCTTGTTTCACCGCACCAAGCGCACCGTGCGACTTACAGAAGCAGGACACATCTTTTATGAAGGAGCCACCAAAATTTTGCAGCAAGCAGAACAAACGATTCAATTCACCCAACAAACCGGGCGCGGAGAAATTGGTCATCTCGAAGTCGGATTTACCGGACCTGCACTCAGCAGTGTGCTGCCTCAAATCGTGTCTCGATTTCGCGACTCCTATCCCAACGTTCAACTAATGCTGAACGAACTTCGTACCCCGGAACAGATCACAGAACTGATCCAGGGACGCTTGCATGTCGGGCTACTCCATCCCCCCTTAGAAACTGACGTATTGAATACAGAAACCATTTATCAAGAAGATCTAGTTCTGGTGCTGCCTACCAATCATCCACTTGCGAACAAAGCGGTGATATCGCTTCAAATGTTAGTAGACGAGCCGTTTATTCTATTTCCTCGGCGCATTGGTCCGGTTTTATACGATCGCATCCTCGCCATGTTTCAAAAAGCAGGGTACAGTCCTAAAATTGTGCAAGAAGTCATTCCGCAGCAAACGATTTTGAGCTTAGTATCAGTCGGGATTGGACTCGCACTGATGCAGCGATCGCTGTCCAATATTGGACATTCAGGAGTAGTATTTAAGCCGCTTCATGAACCAACCCCAACTCTAGAATTGGTTGTGGCTTGGCATTCTGGCTCGACACACCCAGCCGTTCCTAATTTCTTGAGAGTTGTGCAAGAGGCTAACTTGAGGACTCCAGATCGCGCTTAG
- a CDS encoding Uma2 family endonuclease encodes MTDLLQEHRAWTPGSRKLELIHGQLRVGDHATHSLRLLKQILRGWGMDAIVALAPERLWWQALSETFGAPPITGLDQWDEIAPLPAVTALQTWASTIDYTPSHPPHLGQWQWDDTHRRQALQLAFFELSRRPEKLGSSTGIGVVNRLGETGLMPDIVFYCGEPRNRLYDYYVEGAAEVVVEFLQPGCEEYVRTVKQPIYQAAGVPELWIVDLRQRHLQFLRLIDGSYQVQTPDADGCYAISSLPGVTFLVERLWQPDIQDLNPCAEPWFEVAADTPKRPKLTSVGEGLDWSKALLKFPVGLDPVPIRFEDYIYWCPPTKFELVNGQINIGGQDGIKGLAGMLMMTFGLREVVKLAHSQAWVQALVNSRTHAINPNHKAAVWHTAQTVATFLRHHYQCDRIAVAGDLIAPVPWSLWSEIVVVIWGLLPPNDEIDLNRYTAPEQVVQQLGGEYRMRLIDASRALTEAEQEVLAAGWIDL; translated from the coding sequence ATGACCGATTTGCTTCAAGAACATCGCGCTTGGACACCCGGATCAAGAAAGCTGGAATTGATCCACGGACAATTGAGGGTGGGCGATCATGCCACCCATAGTCTGCGACTTCTGAAGCAGATTTTGCGCGGTTGGGGGATGGATGCGATCGTCGCGCTTGCCCCGGAACGGTTGTGGTGGCAGGCACTCTCCGAAACGTTTGGCGCTCCCCCGATCACGGGTTTGGATCAGTGGGATGAGATCGCTCCGCTCCCCGCAGTGACCGCGCTGCAAACTTGGGCAAGCACGATCGACTACACGCCGTCCCACCCACCGCATCTTGGGCAGTGGCAATGGGACGATACCCATCGTCGACAAGCTCTGCAACTGGCTTTTTTCGAGTTGAGCCGACGACCTGAAAAACTGGGAAGCTCGACTGGCATTGGCGTGGTGAATCGCTTGGGAGAAACGGGACTGATGCCAGATATCGTGTTCTACTGTGGAGAACCGCGCAATCGCCTCTATGACTACTATGTTGAGGGAGCCGCCGAAGTAGTGGTGGAATTCCTGCAACCAGGTTGTGAGGAGTATGTTCGCACGGTCAAGCAACCGATTTATCAAGCGGCAGGAGTGCCGGAACTCTGGATCGTGGATCTCAGACAGCGACATCTTCAGTTCCTCCGACTGATCGATGGAAGCTATCAAGTTCAAACTCCAGATGCGGATGGATGCTACGCCATTTCCAGTCTTCCGGGCGTGACCTTCTTAGTGGAGCGCCTATGGCAACCAGACATCCAGGATCTCAACCCTTGCGCTGAGCCGTGGTTTGAAGTCGCTGCCGACACTCCGAAGCGACCCAAGTTGACCTCCGTGGGGGAAGGGTTGGATTGGAGCAAAGCCCTGCTGAAATTTCCGGTCGGACTTGATCCCGTGCCAATTCGGTTTGAGGATTACATCTACTGGTGTCCGCCGACCAAGTTTGAGTTGGTGAACGGTCAGATCAACATTGGTGGACAAGATGGCATCAAGGGCTTAGCAGGGATGTTGATGATGACCTTTGGGCTGCGGGAAGTCGTCAAGCTGGCTCATTCCCAAGCCTGGGTGCAGGCATTGGTGAACTCTCGAACCCATGCGATCAACCCGAATCATAAAGCAGCAGTTTGGCACACGGCTCAAACCGTCGCGACCTTTTTGCGCCATCACTACCAGTGCGATCGCATTGCGGTTGCAGGCGATCTGATTGCGCCGGTGCCCTGGAGTCTATGGTCAGAAATTGTCGTGGTGATCTGGGGCTTGCTGCCCCCCAATGACGAAATCGACCTCAATCGCTATACGGCTCCAGAGCAGGTGGTACAGCAATTGGGAGGTGAGTACCGAATGCGTTTAATCGATGCGAGTAGAGCCTTAACCGAGGCGGAGCAGGAAGTCTTAGCAGCAGGCTGGATCGACCTATAG
- a CDS encoding NADPH:quinone reductase — protein MKAIQVSQFGSPDVLQLVELPDLTPAAGQVVMQVHAAGVSPLDTYVREQSHGAPTPPLPYIPGFEAAGTIAALGEGVTQFQVGDQVYANTFLGAYAEQVVLDATTVYRSPNTVSFAQATMLSNSYPTAYYALYHLAKAKPGETVFVHGASGAVGTAAVQMARAGGLKVVGTAGSDRGLELIKSEGAHYALNHRDPDYLKQALAITDGQGFDIILEMNATKKLADDAMLVGKFGRIVVIGGTNGAAPFDATPILWKGASIIGLYIGLATLAELAQIHAAIYAGLENKTLRPTVAQEFSLVDAAKAHEAVHQNSSSGKIVLSF, from the coding sequence ATGAAAGCGATTCAAGTTAGCCAATTTGGTTCTCCTGATGTTCTCCAACTTGTAGAACTTCCCGACTTGACTCCTGCCGCAGGACAAGTTGTGATGCAGGTTCATGCCGCAGGGGTCAGCCCACTTGATACCTATGTGCGGGAGCAAAGTCACGGCGCACCTACCCCGCCTTTGCCTTATATTCCTGGATTTGAGGCGGCAGGGACGATCGCGGCTCTCGGTGAAGGAGTCACACAATTTCAGGTTGGGGATCAAGTCTATGCCAATACCTTTTTAGGCGCTTATGCCGAGCAGGTTGTACTAGATGCGACTACCGTTTATCGATCGCCCAACACCGTTTCTTTTGCCCAAGCAACGATGCTGTCTAATTCTTATCCAACTGCCTACTATGCGCTCTATCATTTGGCGAAGGCGAAACCGGGTGAAACTGTCTTTGTGCATGGAGCCAGTGGTGCAGTCGGTACGGCAGCAGTCCAAATGGCGCGGGCAGGTGGTCTGAAAGTTGTGGGAACGGCAGGCAGCGATCGCGGCTTAGAATTAATCAAATCTGAAGGCGCACATTATGCTCTGAATCATCGTGACCCAGATTATCTGAAGCAGGCACTAGCAATTACAGACGGTCAGGGATTTGACATCATTCTGGAAATGAATGCAACCAAGAAACTGGCAGATGATGCAATGCTGGTCGGCAAGTTTGGGCGAATCGTCGTGATTGGTGGAACGAATGGTGCGGCTCCCTTTGATGCAACGCCGATTCTATGGAAAGGAGCCAGTATTATCGGATTGTATATTGGGTTAGCAACACTCGCAGAATTAGCACAGATTCATGCTGCAATTTATGCGGGACTAGAGAACAAAACCTTGCGCCCAACCGTTGCTCAGGAGTTTTCATTAGTCGATGCAGCAAAGGCACATGAAGCGGTGCATCAGAATAGTAGCTCAGGAAAAATAGTGCTTTCGTTTTAG
- a CDS encoding nuclear transport factor 2 family protein, with protein MSQLLHLDIPSEVFARGELVTQEGYLLTVEDRINIMQLPAEYEFAIGAQDIDAIAAYYTDDIIIDHPLGSAKGKASALDLACSGKIPITGLRHQFSNQVVFIDKSGNPACISYMTVMQIATETPSSVSLPTIFGHLVLLDVVQKVNGKWCFAKRIFDQLKVANHLGLDEATRQQIAQTHAERAASNGVPA; from the coding sequence ATGTCACAACTGCTTCATCTTGACATTCCTAGCGAGGTTTTTGCTCGCGGTGAACTGGTCACACAGGAGGGCTACCTTTTAACTGTTGAAGATCGCATCAATATCATGCAATTGCCTGCTGAATATGAATTTGCGATCGGAGCGCAAGATATTGATGCGATCGCAGCCTACTATACCGATGACATCATCATTGATCATCCGCTTGGGTCTGCCAAAGGAAAAGCATCTGCGCTTGACCTCGCTTGCAGCGGCAAAATTCCCATCACGGGTTTACGCCATCAATTCTCAAATCAGGTCGTGTTCATTGATAAAAGCGGCAACCCTGCTTGCATCAGTTACATGACTGTGATGCAGATTGCAACGGAAACTCCTTCAAGCGTAAGTTTGCCAACAATCTTTGGACATCTCGTTCTGCTGGATGTGGTTCAGAAAGTGAATGGCAAATGGTGCTTTGCAAAGCGAATTTTTGACCAACTCAAGGTAGCCAATCATCTAGGTCTAGATGAAGCGACTCGTCAACAGATTGCTCAAACTCATGCTGAGCGTGCTGCAAGCAATGGTGTACCTGCTTAA
- a CDS encoding sugar phosphate isomerase/epimerase, with protein MNDLWISLSTYGGVTTRTALDVLWAAGIRQVELAIGVRPSMDTIAVLQHYQQLGMQYRAHHAIVWQEHRSFNLAEQFDLDYFERLTDWLAAMQISAYSVHAGRIDAENSDAQIAQFFEHLAQLAQLCRDRCIRLGVETMYPTLLDHPQRYFMQNRAEIEQFLTVMPNVDLVIDLAHLNLWHDCSISEKLQVLQSAKNRLLELHISDNDGIRDNHTQISETTWWLPYVAYAPIDIPIVLESRMNGQTVEQVHQQVQRVQAIFAATNASPTSIAMGEHHD; from the coding sequence ATGAATGATTTGTGGATCAGTTTATCGACCTATGGGGGAGTGACGACGCGCACCGCGCTTGATGTGTTGTGGGCAGCAGGCATTCGGCAAGTGGAATTAGCGATCGGAGTCAGACCCAGTATGGATACGATCGCGGTACTCCAACACTATCAGCAACTGGGAATGCAGTATCGCGCGCATCATGCGATCGTTTGGCAGGAACATCGATCGTTTAATCTCGCTGAACAGTTCGACTTGGACTATTTTGAGCGGTTGACCGATTGGCTGGCAGCGATGCAAATCTCAGCCTATTCCGTTCATGCAGGTCGGATTGATGCCGAAAATTCAGATGCCCAAATTGCTCAGTTTTTTGAGCATCTCGCCCAGTTAGCTCAACTGTGCCGCGATCGCTGCATTCGGCTTGGAGTCGAAACAATGTACCCAACGTTGCTTGATCACCCTCAGCGCTACTTCATGCAAAATAGGGCAGAAATCGAGCAATTTCTCACAGTGATGCCCAACGTTGATTTGGTGATTGACCTAGCTCATCTCAACTTGTGGCACGATTGCTCGATTTCAGAGAAGTTACAAGTCTTGCAAAGCGCGAAGAATCGCTTACTTGAACTGCATATCTCCGATAACGACGGTATCCGGGACAACCATACCCAAATCAGCGAAACAACCTGGTGGTTGCCCTATGTCGCTTATGCTCCGATCGACATTCCGATCGTGCTGGAAAGTCGGATGAATGGGCAGACAGTCGAACAAGTCCACCAGCAAGTGCAGCGCGTCCAAGCCATTTTCGCTGCGACGAACGCCTCCCCGACATCTATCGCAATGGGAGAACATCATGACTGA
- a CDS encoding nuclear transport factor 2 family protein, which translates to MTANSNPPEQLMSHLVLPASFFAQRPLVTADGSAVTADDRFALMDLVNRVEWCIGSRQKEAYKNLFTEDAVFDHAAGRVQGNQNVADLTWQIPYYGLRHMFLNHVPFIDDQGYLAMLSHILVVQVVAEHSISVRFPAILDQGVVRFVFQKQAGSWRISEMVFEQQKLADFSGAPPEMLHSMAQTQTQRQMSRTTGEVTPSTL; encoded by the coding sequence ATGACAGCTAACTCTAATCCCCCTGAACAATTGATGAGCCATTTGGTTCTTCCAGCTAGTTTTTTTGCTCAACGTCCATTAGTGACAGCCGATGGCTCTGCGGTGACAGCCGATGATCGCTTTGCGCTCATGGATTTAGTCAATCGTGTTGAGTGGTGCATTGGCTCCCGACAGAAAGAGGCTTACAAAAATCTCTTCACAGAAGATGCGGTGTTTGATCATGCAGCAGGGCGTGTCCAAGGAAATCAGAACGTAGCGGATCTCACCTGGCAAATTCCCTACTACGGGCTGCGGCATATGTTCTTAAACCATGTGCCATTCATTGATGATCAGGGTTATTTAGCAATGCTCAGCCACATTCTAGTCGTTCAGGTTGTTGCAGAACATTCCATCTCTGTCCGCTTTCCCGCGATTCTTGATCAAGGAGTTGTGCGATTTGTATTCCAGAAGCAAGCCGGATCGTGGAGAATTTCGGAAATGGTATTTGAGCAGCAGAAGCTTGCCGATTTCAGTGGCGCACCCCCAGAAATGCTCCACAGTATGGCGCAAACTCAGACACAGCGACAAATGAGCCGCACGACTGGCGAAGTAACACCATCCACTCTATGA